A genomic region of Candidatus Thorarchaeota archaeon contains the following coding sequences:
- a CDS encoding long-chain fatty acid--CoA ligase, producing MDHEDWTWIGDWAGRRALLTPRREAIYDAIEDVRYTFGELGQRANQLARVLLDAGVRKGDRVAGLAKNRMDYIDLFLACGKIGAIMVPFNVRLAPREIEFLTNKTDPLVFMYDPRLEDQFNAMRDSLGDRTFFVMGGTSLGSNPAVRDLMAKVSSDEVERPTIELDDPALIVFTGGTTGLPKGAILSHRLVFWNSVNTITSWGLRPDDVQPLLFPLFHTGGWNVLLVPFYHLGARTVLMGDFDPATTLKIIEQERCSIVIGVPTMFQMIAEHDKFSKTDLSSVRVFISGGAPCPVAIMEHYWARGKDFKMGYGLTEVGPNNFYLPESEIRRRPTSVGFPVLHCDMKIVDEDGAPVLTGEIGELMLRGPHIFSGYWDEPEETAKTIEPDGWVHTGDLARMDKEGFYYIVGRSKDMFISGGENVYPTEIEELLYKHPAILEAAVIGVPDEKWGEVGKAIIVLKSGANATADEIRSYLEDKLARYKIPKIYEFRDDLPKSAAGKILKRELR from the coding sequence TTACTCCCCGCCGTGAGGCCATATATGATGCAATAGAAGATGTACGATACACCTTTGGTGAGTTGGGTCAACGTGCCAACCAGCTTGCGCGGGTATTGCTTGATGCAGGAGTTCGTAAGGGCGATCGTGTTGCGGGTCTTGCAAAGAATCGTATGGACTACATAGACCTCTTCTTGGCCTGCGGCAAGATCGGGGCAATTATGGTCCCATTTAATGTCCGTCTCGCTCCACGTGAGATAGAATTTCTCACAAACAAGACTGACCCTCTCGTCTTCATGTATGACCCACGTCTTGAGGACCAGTTCAATGCGATGCGTGACAGTCTGGGTGACCGCACGTTCTTTGTTATGGGTGGCACTTCTCTGGGTAGTAATCCTGCAGTTCGAGATCTGATGGCCAAGGTCTCATCCGATGAGGTTGAGCGTCCGACCATTGAGCTTGATGATCCAGCCCTCATTGTCTTTACAGGTGGTACGACTGGTCTTCCAAAAGGTGCCATTCTGTCCCATCGACTGGTCTTTTGGAACTCAGTGAACACTATCACGTCTTGGGGTCTTAGACCTGATGACGTTCAACCACTGCTCTTTCCCCTCTTTCATACTGGCGGTTGGAATGTGCTACTTGTTCCATTCTATCATTTGGGTGCAAGGACCGTTCTTATGGGCGATTTCGATCCGGCCACGACATTGAAGATCATTGAACAAGAACGCTGTTCGATTGTGATTGGAGTCCCAACAATGTTCCAGATGATTGCAGAGCACGACAAATTTTCCAAGACGGATTTGAGTTCGGTGCGGGTGTTCATCTCAGGGGGTGCTCCTTGTCCCGTAGCAATTATGGAACATTACTGGGCACGTGGTAAGGATTTCAAAATGGGTTATGGACTCACTGAAGTGGGACCCAACAATTTCTATCTCCCCGAGAGCGAGATTCGTCGGAGACCGACCTCTGTAGGCTTTCCTGTACTCCACTGTGACATGAAGATCGTAGATGAAGACGGTGCTCCTGTTCTGACTGGAGAGATTGGTGAACTGATGCTTCGTGGACCTCACATCTTTTCCGGCTATTGGGACGAGCCTGAAGAGACCGCAAAGACGATCGAGCCGGATGGCTGGGTTCATACTGGTGACCTTGCCCGAATGGACAAGGAAGGCTTCTACTATATTGTTGGCCGCAGCAAAGACATGTTCATCAGTGGTGGTGAAAATGTCTATCCCACTGAGATAGAAGAACTACTCTACAAGCATCCGGCAATTCTTGAGGCGGCTGTCATTGGTGTGCCTGATGAAAAATGGGGGGAGGTTGGAAAGGCCATTATCGTATTGAAGTCTGGAGCGAATGCTACTGCTGATGAGATTCGTTCGTATCTCGAAG